A genome region from Leptodactylus fuscus isolate aLepFus1 chromosome 6, aLepFus1.hap2, whole genome shotgun sequence includes the following:
- the LOC142209274 gene encoding QRFP-like peptide receptor encodes MSTVDLHHTLGELLPWNVSLFGYLSPGNDSLWETSPFSSSVLFSAHEPGTIILVLMYSASFLAGLVGNIMALRVLGTRRRRRCRFAGVSGTRDLLVNLAVCDMMVICICMPINLGHQVHNAWVFGDFLCRAVPFVQAVSVSASVLTLAVISLNRYYSVHNPLHARTFFTTRRIGIMILVVWTFSSGLCFPLLFMNRTQNLVLFPGKLAVVVCTESWPSINMKLIYNFLLFCALYVFPVLFNLLICFLTSRKLWGASDAVLDNNSWSMSGSRLKARKKIAKMVVALVLLFTLSWLPLYVVDIWIDINMSYVPSGEVLGHLHHDWILQVRPFAQWLGLTNSTLNPLCYCFVGNLYRSAKRFRNSYRERIISIFSMSLTQAPGDPSAPRFVRYQTSREQLEQKPKRDKIRTAAFRPLTKNKSSSSVKICEQSPGLSNAAHI; translated from the coding sequence ATGAGCACAGTGGATCTTCATCACACGCTTGGAGAACTTCTCCCCTGGAATGTCTCCCTGTTTGGTTACCTGTCTCCTGGCAATGACAGCCTCTGGGAGACTTCTCCCTTCTCCAGCAGTGTCCTCTTCTCTGCCCATGAGCCGGGAACCATCATCTTGGTGCTCATGTACTCTGCCTCCTTCCTGGCTGGCTTGGTAGGTAACATCATGGCATTGAGGGTGCTGGGGACgcgcaggaggaggagatgtcgCTTTGCGGGCGTTTCTGGGACCAGGGATCTTCTGGTGAATTTGGCTGTATGTGACATGATGGTCATCTGTATCTGTATGCCCATTAACCTTGGCCACCAGGTGCACAACGCTTGGGTGTTTGGAGACTTCTTGTGCCGGGCAGTGCCCTTTGTCCAGGCTGTGTCGGTGTCCGCCAGTGTCCTCACCTTGGCTGTCATCAGTCTGAACAGGTACTATAGTGTGCACAACCCCCTGCACGCCAGGACCTTCTTCACCACCAGAAGGATCGGGATCATGATCCTGGTGGTCTGGACCTTCTCTTCTGGACTCTGCTTTCCTCTCTTGTTCATGAACAGGACTCAGAATTTGGTCCTGTTCCCCGGGAAGTTGGCGGTGGTGGTCTGTACCGAGAGTTGGCCAAGTATCAACATGAAGCTCATCTACAActtcctcctcttctgtgctttgtACGTCTTCCCCGTTTTATTTAACCTCCTGATCTGTTTCCTTACCAGTCGCAAACTCTGGGGGGCAAGTGACGCGGTCCTCGACAACAACAGCTGGTCCATGTCTGGTTCCAGGCTAAAGGCTCGGAAGAAAATTGCCAAAATGGTGGTGGCCTTGGTTCTTCTCTTCACGTTGTCTTGGCTGCCCCTCTATGTGGTAGACATCTGGATCGACATCAATATGTCCTATGTGCCCTCCGGAGAGGTCCTGGGGCACCTCCACCATGACTGGATCCTCCAGGTCAGGCCATTTGCCCAATGGCTCGGTCTCACCAACTCGACTCTTAACCCTTTATGCTATTGCTTTGTTGGTAACTTGTACAGATCAGCCAAACGCTTTAGGAATAGCTACCGAGAGAGGATCATCTCCATATTTAGCATGTCACTCACCCAAGCGCCCGGAGACCCCTCCGCCCCCCGGTTTGTACGTTACCAAACCTCCAGAGAGCAACTGGAGCAGAAACCCAAAAGAGACAAAATCCGGACAGCAGCGTTTCGACCTCTTACTAAGAACAAAAGTTCTTCCTCTGTCAAAATCTGTGAGCAGAGCCCCGGACTGAGCAACGCCGCACATATCTGA